The Natronoglycomyces albus genome has a segment encoding these proteins:
- a CDS encoding F0F1 ATP synthase subunit C: MEGSLNVIGYGIAAIGPAFGVALIFAAWITATARQPESAGLTRPMLFMGFAMVEVLALFGLVLAFVIGA; this comes from the coding sequence ATGGAAGGTAGCCTCAACGTCATCGGTTACGGCATCGCCGCGATCGGCCCCGCGTTCGGTGTTGCTCTTATCTTCGCCGCCTGGATCACCGCGACGGCCCGTCAGCCCGAGTCTGCTGGTCTGACTCGTCCGATGCTGTTCATGGGCTTCGCAATGGTCGAGGTTCTGGCCCTGTTCGGCCTGGTCCTCGCCTTCGTCATTGGCGCGTAA
- a CDS encoding phosphotyrosine protein phosphatase, giving the protein MPPFIVLHVCTGNICRSPMSERFLAHYVAAAGLGPEHLLNHSAGTSAFHEGEDMQSNSRAELTDRGVDAEGFASRPLSTHLTSTSELILTATDDHRQFACDLDAEAEAKTFLVRQLGRIAADFDTEALPALDGSAQSILKRGQAFVAEAHTRRGEYEPLRLDDPWSLGRATYTRIADQLEEAIRPIAEVLVGSR; this is encoded by the coding sequence ATGCCTCCGTTCATTGTCCTGCACGTGTGCACCGGCAATATTTGTCGTTCACCCATGTCCGAACGCTTTCTGGCCCACTATGTGGCCGCGGCCGGACTTGGGCCTGAGCACCTTCTCAACCACTCGGCCGGTACCTCCGCCTTCCACGAAGGCGAAGACATGCAGTCGAACTCCCGCGCGGAACTGACCGACCGGGGAGTCGACGCCGAAGGGTTCGCCTCGAGGCCTTTGTCCACGCACCTGACCTCCACCTCCGAGCTAATACTGACGGCTACGGACGACCACCGCCAGTTTGCCTGCGACCTCGACGCCGAAGCTGAGGCGAAGACCTTCTTGGTACGACAGCTGGGCCGCATCGCCGCAGATTTCGACACCGAGGCACTCCCGGCCCTGGACGGGAGCGCCCAGAGCATCCTCAAACGCGGCCAGGCTTTCGTCGCCGAGGCCCACACCCGACGCGGTGAGTATGAGCCTTTGCGTCTGGATGACCCCTGGTCGCTGGGACGTGCCACGTACACCCGCATCGCCGACCAACTTGAAGAAGCCATTCGTCCCATCGCCGAGGTTTTGGTGGGGTCGCGCTGA
- a CDS encoding F0F1 ATP synthase subunit B, with protein MTLAAGEGGILFPIWQEIVVGIIAFGLLCFVLMKFVFPKMEETFEARVEAIEGGIAKAEKAQEDANRLLEEYRQKLADAQSEAAAIRDEARADAVSAKEEILTNARDEASRIISAGNAQLDASRQQLLRELRGEVGTLAVDLASKIVGESLASEASSAQTVDRFLSELETDRDQTASGAR; from the coding sequence ATGACTCTCGCTGCAGGAGAAGGCGGCATTCTCTTTCCGATCTGGCAAGAGATCGTCGTTGGAATCATCGCCTTCGGCCTACTGTGCTTCGTGCTTATGAAGTTCGTCTTCCCCAAGATGGAAGAAACCTTCGAAGCGCGAGTCGAGGCCATTGAGGGCGGCATAGCAAAAGCTGAAAAGGCCCAAGAGGACGCCAACCGGCTGCTGGAGGAGTACCGCCAGAAGTTGGCCGACGCCCAGTCCGAGGCCGCCGCGATTCGCGACGAGGCTCGGGCAGACGCGGTGTCCGCCAAGGAGGAAATCCTTACGAACGCCCGAGACGAAGCTTCCCGCATCATCTCGGCCGGTAACGCTCAGCTCGACGCCTCCCGGCAGCAGCTGTTGCGTGAGCTGCGCGGTGAAGTTGGCACTCTCGCGGTTGACCTGGCAAGCAAGATCGTGGGCGAGTCTCTCGCCTCCGAGGCTAGTAGTGCCCAGACGGTCGACCGTTTCCTCTCGGAGCTGGAAACTGACCGTGACCAGACTGCGAGTGGAGCGCGCTAA
- the atpB gene encoding F0F1 ATP synthase subunit A: MTNSGMVMADGLHFPPGTDEFIFRDWFPALSDTILANTITTITFIVWASVGIIMGLFLWAYRRPQLVPTRRQWLAESAYGFIRNSVAIDLMGKKYGVRFAPYLATLFLFIAFTNLFGIIPGIQISANAHIAFPLMLGVASWLLYNLVGIRKFGFFRYLKNTCVPPGVPWPVLILLVPIEFFTNLILRPFTLALRLFAAMFAGHLILLVFILGGFTMLQADNFLVQGLSVFSFLMAIAFTFFELFIMLLQAYIFTLLTALYVQGAISEEH; this comes from the coding sequence GTGACCAACTCTGGCATGGTGATGGCCGACGGGCTGCATTTCCCTCCCGGAACTGACGAATTCATTTTCAGGGACTGGTTTCCAGCTCTTTCCGATACGATCTTGGCCAATACGATCACCACGATCACGTTCATTGTGTGGGCCTCAGTGGGCATCATCATGGGACTGTTTCTGTGGGCATATCGTCGGCCGCAGCTGGTCCCGACTCGCCGTCAGTGGCTTGCTGAAAGTGCCTACGGGTTCATTCGAAACAGCGTAGCAATCGATCTTATGGGAAAGAAGTACGGAGTTCGTTTCGCTCCGTATTTGGCAACCCTGTTCTTGTTTATCGCTTTCACAAACCTGTTCGGTATCATCCCCGGTATTCAAATTTCGGCGAACGCGCATATCGCGTTCCCCCTGATGCTCGGGGTGGCATCGTGGCTTCTTTACAACCTTGTCGGAATCCGAAAGTTCGGCTTCTTCAGGTACCTCAAGAACACCTGTGTCCCACCAGGAGTGCCGTGGCCGGTCCTCATCCTCCTGGTCCCCATCGAATTCTTCACCAACCTGATCCTGCGGCCCTTTACGCTGGCACTGCGTCTTTTCGCTGCCATGTTCGCTGGCCACTTGATCCTGCTGGTGTTCATCCTCGGTGGGTTCACGATGTTGCAAGCAGACAACTTCTTGGTGCAAGGTCTGAGCGTCTTCTCATTCTTGATGGCGATCGCCTTTACGTTCTTCGAACTGTTCATCATGTTGCTGCAGGCCTACATCTTCACCCTGTTGACGGCCCTATATGTCCAGGGTGCCATTAGCGAAGAGCACTGA
- a CDS encoding AtpZ/AtpI family protein codes for MTENSSPNSSPPGGGGDLGYRALGYLLSGILFWGGLGYLLDSWLDWPGFGLLTGMLIGAAGGVYLVMRQMDSS; via the coding sequence ATGACCGAAAACAGCTCCCCCAATTCAAGCCCACCCGGTGGTGGCGGCGATCTCGGATATCGCGCGCTTGGCTACCTGCTGTCGGGAATTCTGTTCTGGGGTGGGTTGGGTTACTTGCTGGATTCCTGGCTCGACTGGCCGGGCTTCGGCTTGTTGACCGGAATGCTCATCGGAGCCGCTGGAGGGGTTTACCTCGTCATGCGGCAGATGGACAGTAGTTAA
- a CDS encoding F0F1 ATP synthase subunit delta: MSLTGRESIEAGQVALEEFSRTADAAQIAECADELLAVTRFLADQPRLRRALSDPARDASDRQGLARTLIGGHIGSGAASVVAELVKGRWGSAGELLNGVESLAISGLLEAGSAEGNLAEIEDQLFRFKQVVDGDNELSGTLGSSGPGAEGRAYLVGKLLDGKANPVTVKLAAAAAYGIGGRSFLAALEHLVEAAAAKREERVAYVTVARPLSEEDERKLAAKLTLLYGMPVGVKLTVDPSIVGGIRVQVGSDLYDGTVERRLTEARLTLAGR; this comes from the coding sequence ATGTCACTGACTGGACGCGAAAGCATCGAGGCCGGCCAGGTGGCGCTGGAGGAATTCTCCCGCACCGCCGACGCCGCGCAGATTGCCGAATGCGCTGACGAACTGCTGGCGGTGACTCGTTTTCTCGCCGACCAGCCTCGGCTGCGTCGCGCCCTGTCCGACCCTGCTCGGGACGCATCCGACCGGCAGGGACTGGCGCGAACTCTGATTGGTGGCCACATTGGTTCGGGGGCCGCGTCTGTGGTTGCCGAACTGGTCAAAGGTCGCTGGGGCAGCGCCGGAGAACTGCTGAACGGGGTTGAGTCCCTGGCGATCTCCGGTCTGCTTGAGGCCGGGTCCGCCGAGGGCAATCTCGCCGAAATCGAAGACCAGCTGTTTCGTTTTAAGCAGGTGGTTGACGGGGACAACGAGTTGTCCGGCACGTTGGGTTCCTCTGGGCCAGGCGCGGAAGGTCGCGCCTACCTGGTGGGGAAGTTGCTGGATGGCAAGGCCAACCCGGTCACGGTCAAACTCGCGGCAGCCGCCGCCTACGGAATCGGGGGCCGGTCTTTCCTGGCCGCCCTCGAACACCTGGTGGAGGCCGCTGCGGCCAAGCGGGAGGAGCGGGTCGCCTATGTGACTGTCGCCCGTCCGCTGTCCGAAGAGGATGAACGCAAACTCGCGGCGAAATTGACGCTTCTCTACGGCATGCCCGTAGGCGTCAAGCTCACCGTAGACCCGTCCATCGTGGGTGGGATTCGCGTACAGGTCGGTTCCGACCTGTACGACGGCACAGTCGAACGTCGACTGACCGAGGCCCGCCTAACCCTGGCCGGACGATAG